Proteins from a single region of Trichoderma asperellum chromosome 3, complete sequence:
- a CDS encoding uncharacterized protein (EggNog:ENOG41~MEROPS:MER0014418), protein MGSKVDIEQARQLVNSHLDEVSSQLREVNRAIHDNPELAYKEFQAHDTITSFLEKQGFDVKRKTWGLDTSFEATIGSGGRQVVVCCEYDALPDIGHGCGHNLIATSSIAAFLGAAHALSKLGVPGRLRILGTPAEEGGGGKAKLITAGAFNPPEDIAASIMAHPMSIHRLIGSGGSQVSGIAGLDLIASFKFRVEFRGVTAHAAGEPWNGVNALDAAVAAYNNVSLLRQQIRPDERIHGVIEVGGTVPNVITDYTRMNWYVRAPTTKRGELLMERVKACMEAAAAATACKVNYIPTDTYESVMSNPVLCKTYIEDMAVLGEKVDMKLLESFNASTDMGNVTHVVPGIHSGFGIQTAPNVSLHSREFAAAAGTDDSHEVAMKSGKGMAMLAIRVLVDDAIAESARAEFNKRYD, encoded by the exons ATGGGTAGCAAAGTCGATATTGAGCAAGCACGGCAGCTTGTCAACTCTCATCTTGACGAGGTGAGCTCGCAGCTCCGCGAGGTCAATAGAGCAATCCATGATAATCCCGAACTTGCCTACAAAGAGTTTCAAGCACACGACACAATTACCTCCTTCTTGGAGAAGCAAGGATTTGATGTAAAGCGAAAGACTTGGGGCCTTGACACCAGCTTCGAGGCTACCATTGGCTCTGGTGGGCGTCAAGTTGTTGTGTGTTGCGAGTACGATGCGTTGCCAGACATCGGGCATGGCTGTGGCCACAATCTCATTGCCACATCGTCTATAGCTGCGTTCCTTGGAGCCGCTCATGCTCTATCCAAACTGGGTGTCCCAGGCAGGCTGAGAATTCTGGGAACACCCGCAGAAGaaggtggtggcggcaagGCCAAACTGATTACCGCTGGTGCCTTCAACCCCCCAGAAGACATTGCTGCGTCTATCATGGCCCATCCCATGTCTATCCATCGCTTGATTGGCTCAGGAGGCAGCCAAGTCTCTGGCATCGCAGGGTTAGATCTCATTGCCAGCTTCAAGTTCCGTGTCGAGTTCCGCGGTGTAACAGCACATGCGGCCGGCGAGCCTTGGAATGGCGTCAAcgctcttgatgctgccgttgctgcGTATAACAATGTGTCGCTTCTGCGCCAACAGATCCGCCCTGACGAGAGGATCCATGGCGTAATTGAAGTTGGCGGGACTGTACCAAATGTCATTACCGATTACACGCGTATGAACTGGTATGTACGAGCTCCTACGACTAAGCGTGGGGAGCTTTTGATGGAGCGAGTAAAGGCTTGtatggaggctgctgctgcagcaacTGCTTGCAAGGTCAATTATATTCC GACGGATACGTATGAGAGTGTCATGTCTAATCCTGTACTATGTAAGACGTATATCGAGGACATGGCTGTACTCGGCGAAAAGGTTGATATGAAGCTCCTTGAGAGCTTCAACGCCTCAACCGACATGGGCAATGTCACTCACGTGGTGCCTGGCATCCACAGTGGATTCGGCATCCAGACAGCACCGAATGTCTCTCTGCATAGTCGCGAgtttgccgctgctgcagggaCGGACGATTCGCATGAGGTGGCAATGAAGAGCGGAAAGGGGATGGCAATGCTGGCTATAAGAGTCCTAGTTGACGATGCAATTGCTGAAAGCGCAAGGGCCGAATTTAACAAGCGATACGATTAG